One Methanohalophilus mahii DSM 5219 genomic window carries:
- a CDS encoding MBL fold metallo-hydrolase gives MMNQASELEFRLVSFDSMGAKSSCIFVKTPDTSILIDPGAAILQKSFPLSDSQKQFYLCSAIHKIKEEMKEAEHIIISHYHFDHYMVDEDSCKTYLNSNMWIKDPNRWINHSQWGRSRKFLQSLSRLKGTTLKYSPPMQCHYKDPVECLPLAFSMDFGDYQKRRDELISRWRKRFVKMQKYWSSEKWVEPVSAEIHFSDGCEFKIGNTRVRFSRPLFHGIEYSATGWVIATIIEYGGKKLLHTSDLQGPVIEDHAQWIIDENPDILILDGPPTYLLGYLFNRTNLDRSINNIIRIIKESVPELIIYDHHLLRDPLYRERTAKVWDIAEEMDVSIMTAAEYKGLVPVVLK, from the coding sequence ATGATGAATCAGGCGAGTGAACTGGAATTTCGGCTTGTGTCCTTTGATTCAATGGGAGCTAAATCATCATGTATTTTTGTAAAAACTCCTGATACAAGTATACTCATAGATCCTGGAGCTGCAATTTTGCAAAAGAGTTTTCCGCTTTCGGATTCTCAAAAACAGTTCTATCTGTGCAGTGCTATACATAAAATCAAAGAAGAAATGAAAGAAGCGGAACATATCATAATCAGTCATTATCACTTTGATCATTATATGGTGGATGAAGATTCCTGTAAAACATATCTCAATAGCAATATGTGGATAAAGGATCCTAACAGGTGGATAAACCATTCACAGTGGGGGAGGTCCCGTAAGTTCCTGCAATCGTTGAGTCGGCTTAAAGGGACCACTCTAAAATACTCTCCTCCGATGCAATGTCATTACAAAGATCCGGTGGAATGTTTACCTCTAGCTTTTTCCATGGATTTTGGTGATTACCAAAAAAGACGAGACGAATTAATTTCAAGATGGCGAAAACGATTTGTGAAAATGCAAAAGTACTGGTCATCTGAGAAATGGGTAGAACCTGTATCTGCTGAAATACATTTTTCAGATGGCTGTGAATTTAAAATTGGCAATACCAGGGTGCGCTTTAGCCGTCCACTTTTCCATGGGATCGAGTATTCTGCTACAGGATGGGTGATTGCTACTATTATAGAATATGGAGGTAAAAAGTTACTTCATACATCGGATCTGCAGGGGCCGGTCATCGAAGACCATGCTCAGTGGATTATTGATGAAAATCCGGATATATTGATACTTGATGGTCCTCCAACCTATCTATTGGGTTACCTTTTCAACAGGACAAATCTCGATCGCAGCATAAATAATATCATCCGGATTATTAAGGAAAGTGTCCCGGAGCTTATTATATACGACCATCACCTGCTCAGGGATCCTCTTTACAGGGAGCGGACTGCAAAAGTGTGGGATATTGCAGAGGAAATGGATGTCAGTATAATGACAGCTGCTGAATATAAGGGTCTTGTTCCCGTTGTTTTGAAATAA
- a CDS encoding TrkA C-terminal domain-containing protein: MITAFITVFAVIILSLFINRIATIALTLTGLSREVARFQARSALSGAGFTTTESEKIMNHPVRRRILMLLMLVGNAGIITLMASMVLVFLNPASDTLLSYVVVITLGMLSILIFTRSNKVDRFLSRVITFSLTRWTDIQTSDSASLIYLGGDYQVSELEVGSEDWLAGKILKELNLVDEGVLILGIQKPGGKYIGAPVASTRIEVNDVLLLYGRGKSLRSLDRRRKGLRGAVAHAEAVAQQKDVVKEQETGSKKDESVGI; encoded by the coding sequence ATGATCACGGCATTTATTACGGTTTTTGCGGTAATTATTTTGTCTCTTTTTATCAATCGTATAGCCACGATTGCGTTAACCCTAACCGGCCTTTCCCGTGAAGTCGCACGTTTTCAGGCGAGATCTGCACTTTCAGGTGCGGGATTTACAACCACGGAATCCGAAAAAATAATGAATCATCCTGTACGCCGCAGGATACTGATGTTACTTATGCTTGTGGGGAATGCAGGAATAATTACTCTGATGGCTTCTATGGTACTTGTCTTCCTGAATCCTGCTTCTGATACATTGCTAAGTTATGTCGTAGTCATTACACTTGGTATGTTATCAATTTTAATCTTTACACGTAGTAATAAAGTTGATAGGTTCCTCAGTCGTGTTATCACTTTTTCTCTTACCAGATGGACCGACATTCAGACATCAGATTCTGCAAGTTTGATTTATCTGGGTGGGGATTATCAGGTTTCAGAACTGGAAGTTGGTTCTGAAGACTGGCTGGCCGGTAAAATCCTGAAGGAGTTGAACCTTGTGGATGAGGGAGTGTTGATTCTTGGTATCCAGAAACCCGGGGGTAAATATATTGGGGCCCCTGTAGCATCCACACGTATTGAAGTTAATGATGTACTCTTGCTATACGGCAGAGGTAAATCCTTGCGCTCCCTTGACAGAAGGCGAAAAGGGCTTCGTGGGGCAGTTGCGCATGCAGAAGCAGTCGCACAGCAGAAAGATGTTGTGAAAGAACAGGAAACAGGCAGTAAGAAAGATGAGTCTGTGGGTATTTGA
- a CDS encoding GntP family permease has translation MQDILIFVITIVLITILLWKIRLPPFLVLTGAALFYGIFSGMQQNAIAMATQGAGRIFALLAIPIFSGSLIALVIRQENFAQRIVSDMQKISSRPTLISAITGYLLSIPLMCCLTAYVVMIPLVENLKVNSGIRKKCYYATAIGSTLSFVLLYPLPVMYSITRSLNFNVDAGFNLAAITISILLFIFGYLLISKRGSHKDRWKERELTGKESPIGWVPLILPIVFLTIGHFLPGASLLADINLAIIIAASASLLLVKKENLDIVFEKGTRNAGIILLDLCGAGALGGVIAASSFAENTYNLIGHLIPALFIPFLFAAIIQTAQGSRAVTAIITSSILAYSPYVSDVATIPLILMISAGTMVFSYVTDPFFWLIQRTTGDDVKTVVSSYTIPLAILGILLFTSVLLLDYFLF, from the coding sequence GTGCAAGATATCCTGATTTTCGTAATAACCATCGTATTAATAACAATTCTTCTCTGGAAGATTAGATTGCCTCCTTTCCTTGTCCTGACAGGTGCAGCCCTTTTTTACGGTATATTCAGCGGGATGCAGCAAAACGCAATCGCAATGGCTACACAGGGTGCAGGCAGGATATTTGCACTCCTTGCAATTCCTATTTTTTCAGGGTCACTGATTGCCCTGGTAATAAGACAGGAAAATTTTGCTCAGCGGATCGTCTCGGATATGCAAAAAATATCCTCACGACCCACCCTCATATCTGCTATTACAGGTTACCTGCTATCCATCCCCCTCATGTGTTGCCTGACAGCTTATGTGGTAATGATTCCTCTTGTTGAAAACCTGAAAGTAAACTCCGGGATCAGGAAGAAATGTTATTATGCGACCGCGATAGGAAGTACACTTTCATTTGTCCTTCTGTATCCCCTTCCTGTTATGTACAGTATTACAAGAAGTCTTAATTTTAATGTTGATGCTGGCTTCAACCTGGCTGCGATCACTATATCTATACTTCTTTTTATCTTTGGATACCTGCTTATTTCAAAAAGAGGTAGCCACAAAGATAGATGGAAAGAAAGAGAATTGACAGGAAAAGAGTCACCTATTGGTTGGGTTCCATTAATACTGCCCATTGTTTTCCTGACAATTGGCCATTTTTTGCCGGGAGCTTCACTACTGGCGGACATCAATCTTGCTATTATTATTGCAGCCAGTGCGTCCCTGTTACTGGTAAAAAAGGAAAATCTGGATATAGTTTTTGAAAAAGGCACCCGCAACGCCGGCATTATATTGCTGGACCTTTGCGGTGCCGGGGCACTTGGAGGAGTGATTGCTGCAAGTTCATTTGCAGAAAATACCTATAATCTTATCGGACACCTAATACCTGCTCTTTTCATTCCGTTTCTTTTCGCCGCAATAATCCAGACGGCGCAGGGCTCCAGGGCCGTTACTGCGATAATAACTTCATCCATACTCGCCTACAGCCCCTATGTTTCAGATGTGGCAACCATTCCCCTGATATTGATGATTTCAGCGGGCACAATGGTATTTTCCTATGTTACAGATCCGTTTTTCTGGCTGATCCAGAGAACCACGGGCGATGATGTGAAAACGGTAGTATCGAGTTATACTATTCCACTTGCCATACTGGGTATATTACTATTCACTTCAGTCCTCCTCCTTGATTACTTCCTGTTCTGA
- the mdh gene encoding malate dehydrogenase, translating into MAKISVIGAGNVGATTVQRLAEMEFGSIVLVDIVEGLPQGKALDLMQAGAIVGYDTKIKGSNDYADIVDSDIVIITAGAARKPGMSRADLININTKIMKDVCEKIKQYAPKSIVIAVTNPLDIMTYVALEITGFEPNRVFGMSGILDTGRFASFIADELAYSKRDVEAMVIGGHGDQMLPLPQHSSVFGTPLPELLGEDVIAGLVERTIHGGAEIVALLKQGSAFYAPSAAIVQMVESILRDEKRILPVSAYLQGEYGQKGIYFGVPAKIGCDGIEGIIELELTEEQEHALKESSASIRENIEDLDI; encoded by the coding sequence ATGGCTAAAATCTCAGTAATAGGAGCAGGGAATGTTGGTGCAACTACTGTGCAGAGACTTGCCGAAATGGAGTTCGGTAGCATTGTCCTTGTGGATATAGTTGAAGGTTTACCTCAGGGAAAAGCCCTGGACCTGATGCAGGCAGGAGCTATAGTAGGATATGATACTAAAATTAAAGGCAGTAATGACTATGCGGACATTGTTGATTCAGATATTGTAATCATAACTGCCGGTGCTGCAAGAAAACCCGGTATGAGCCGAGCTGATCTGATAAATATCAATACTAAGATCATGAAAGATGTTTGTGAGAAAATCAAGCAATATGCACCTAAATCGATTGTTATTGCTGTTACCAATCCTCTTGATATCATGACTTATGTGGCCCTGGAAATAACTGGCTTTGAACCAAATCGTGTGTTTGGAATGAGTGGAATACTTGATACGGGACGTTTTGCCAGTTTTATTGCCGATGAGCTTGCCTACTCCAAAAGAGATGTTGAAGCAATGGTGATAGGTGGTCATGGGGACCAGATGCTTCCCCTGCCCCAGCATTCTTCAGTATTCGGGACGCCTCTGCCAGAATTGCTTGGAGAAGATGTTATTGCAGGGCTTGTAGAACGTACAATTCATGGCGGTGCTGAAATCGTTGCTCTTCTCAAACAGGGTAGCGCTTTTTATGCGCCCTCAGCTGCCATAGTGCAGATGGTGGAATCAATCCTGAGAGATGAAAAGAGAATCCTGCCTGTTTCTGCTTACCTGCAAGGGGAATACGGCCAGAAAGGAATATATTTCGGTGTACCTGCCAAAATTGGTTGTGATGGTATTGAAGGTATAATAGAGTTGGAACTGACAGAAGAACAGGAACATGCACTAAAAGAATCTTCAGCAAGCATAAGGGAAAACATAGAAGATCTGGATATCTGA
- a CDS encoding amidohydrolase family protein produces the protein MDKWGKYRINDAHCHYGTNSIFMTMALRPTTRISNNIQRLQENMDRNNVKNCVLFAQPEPSNTFGHFWKGLLYHLKNKSPDPDEPYSGWKIDYTRANDEIWAIDDDRVAFIPFIAANDSAKNIAKYEDENENPPAGIKYYGIYGNMPDDSILSYMNENCMNLLLHIPMACSKNPYRLLDKVEKYPDINFQLAHLGDGIPEIIKAVGDLDNLYLDTAMSNHEAYRYMYENNGTTTEDIITSQPEGKVLFGSDEPWGNLQEQLQVIIKLQEDGNFSAKDVDRVLYQNAAHLWDF, from the coding sequence ATGGATAAATGGGGAAAATACCGAATCAATGATGCACATTGCCATTACGGAACAAACTCGATCTTCATGACAATGGCTTTAAGGCCCACCACCAGAATCAGTAATAACATACAGAGATTGCAGGAGAACATGGACAGGAATAATGTCAAAAACTGTGTTCTTTTTGCACAACCCGAACCTTCAAACACTTTCGGACATTTCTGGAAAGGCCTATTATATCATCTCAAAAACAAATCTCCAGACCCTGATGAACCATACTCTGGCTGGAAGATAGATTATACCAGAGCAAACGATGAAATATGGGCAATTGATGATGATCGGGTCGCGTTTATACCATTCATAGCTGCAAATGATAGTGCCAAAAATATTGCAAAATATGAAGATGAAAACGAAAATCCTCCTGCAGGGATAAAGTATTACGGAATCTATGGAAACATGCCTGATGATTCAATTCTGAGTTATATGAATGAAAACTGTATGAACCTTCTTTTGCACATCCCGATGGCGTGCAGTAAAAACCCTTATCGATTGCTGGATAAAGTAGAAAAATACCCGGATATTAATTTTCAGCTTGCACATCTGGGGGATGGTATCCCTGAAATTATAAAAGCAGTTGGCGATCTTGACAATCTCTATCTGGATACTGCAATGTCAAACCATGAAGCATACAGGTACATGTACGAAAATAATGGCACGACTACTGAGGATATAATAACCAGCCAGCCCGAAGGAAAAGTCCTTTTTGGTTCAGATGAACCCTGGGGAAACCTGCAGGAACAACTCCAGGTCATAATTAAACTACAGGAAGACGGAAACTTTTCAGCGAAGGATGTTGACAGGGTGTTGTACCAAAATGCAGCACATCTATGGGATTTCTGA